CCCCGTGCGCGCCAGGCTGGTCCTTTCGCGGTAGAGCAGCAGGGCCGCGCCCAGAAGCGGCGGGGCCAGGGAGAGCAGCAGCAGGTAGTTGGCGTGGAACAAAACGCCAAGCCCCAGGGCGATGGTCAGCAGGGGCGGCCAGCGCCGCTTCCAGTCGCCCAGGAAGCCCCAGAGGATGGCCAGGAAGACCAGCCCCCCCGCCGAATAATAACGCCCCTGGCGCGCGAACAGCAGGAAAGGCACGTTCAGCGCCAGCAGCAGCGCCGAAAGCCTGGCCCAGGCAAGGTCTCCGAAGCGGCGTGCCACCAGCAGGTAGGTGGCGGCGATGCACGCCAGCCCCGTGAGGGCGAAGAAAAACCTTGCCCAGAAGGCGTCGCGCGGGGCGATGAGCTGACCGGCCGCAGACATGTAGATCTGCAGCCAGGGCGACCAGCGCCAGATCATGTCCGGACCGAACTCGCGGCGCTCCTCCTGGGAGACCACGTTCACGCCGTCGGTGACCATCGGCAGCCCCGTGGCAAGCACGTTGCGGGCCAGCGTGGCCGTTTCGGCCTCGTCCTGCCAGAGCGGGCGGTCGCCGAGTCCTTTAAAGATGAGAAACGCCCCCAGGATCAGGATGGCCCAAAAGGCCCAGTCCCGGCAGGCGGCGAGGGAGGTGGTGTCGTTGGTGTGCATGGTGTGACGCGGCGTCTCTAACCGCATTGCGCCGGAAAAACAAGCACGCCGCAATTCGGGCTTGACAGCCCCGGGGGTTTGAGGATTAATCCGCCGTTTCGTATCATCCGCCATCGATCTCTTTCGGAGGAACCCCCCGATGATGAACGGCAAAAAAGTGGTGGTGGTCATGCCGGCCTACAATGCCGCCACCACCCTGGAGCGCACCTTGGCCGAGGTGCCTCGCGATATCGTGGACGACGTCATTCTCGTGGACGACGCCAGCCGCGACAACACCATCGAGCACGCGCGCAAGCTGGGCATCCGCTGCTTCCTGCACGAGCGCAACTGGGGCTACGGCCGCAACCAGAAGACCTGCTATTCCGAAGCCCTCAAGCTGGGCGCCGACGTGGTGATCATGGTCCACCCGGACTACCAGTACACCCCGCTCATCATCCCCGCCATGGCCAACCTGGCCACCTCGGGCCTCTACGACGTGGTCATCGCCTCGCGCATCCTGGGCGGCACGGCCCTGGCCGGCGGCATGCCCGGATACAAATACGTCTCCAACCGTTTCCTCACCCTCGCCCAGAACCTGCTCATGGGCGCGAAGCTTTCGGAATACCACACCGGCTACCGCGCCTTCACCCGCGAAGTGCTGGAGAAGCTCCCCCTCTGGGAAAACTCCGACGACTTCGTCTTCGATAACCAGATGCTCGCCCAGTCCATCTACTTCGGCTTCAAAGTGGGCGAAGTGAGCTGCCCCACCAAATACTTCGACGAGGCCAGCTCCATCAACTTCAAGCGCTCCTGCATCTACGGCCTGGGCTGCCTGGGCACCGCCTGGAAATTCCGCATGCAGAAATGGGGCAAGGCCAAACACGCCATCTTCGACCCCAACGGACGCGGACTCTCCGACCCCGAAGCCAACTACTATTCCGACCAGACCGCCACCATCTTTCCCCCCGAATAGACCAGGCGGATCAAGCTTTTATACGAAGGCCCCCGGACTCGCGCCGGGGGCCTTTCGCGTCGCGGCCCCGGGAAAAAGACCCGGCGCCCTCTCCGGACGCGGGGGGCTCTTCCTTCGACCGCACCTCCCCTCGCCGCCGCCCCACCGCCCTTATGGCGTCGGGCGCTTCCGCCAACAGTTGCCCGGTCCGTGGTCGTAGGCTGAAGCGGCGTCGCGACCCTGTTCAGATCCTGGGGGCGAAGGCCAGCTTCATGGAGCCGGAGCCGGACTTGTCGAACGCGGCCTGGAAGGCTTTCTTCCACTCCGCGAGAGGGTATGCTCCGGAGAAGAGTCCGGCGGTGGGGTAGCTGCCGGAGGCGAGCAGGTCCAGGCAGAGCTGGTAGGTGCGCACACGCTCGCCGTTCCAGGGGGCCGTGGCGTACATCGCCGTGCCCGTGACGGTGAGCTGTCGGAACCAGAGGCTGGAGAAATCCGTGTTTTTGAGGGTCCCGGCCGTGCCGATCATCACGTAGCGGCCGCGCGCGCGCAGTGTCACCAGGGAGTCCTCGAGGGTGCGCGGGGAGGCCACGCAGTCGAAGACCACGTCCACGCCGCCTTCGATGTTGCCGCCGCCCATGGTGGTGGGGAGGAAGCGCCCCTGGAAGGCGCGGGCCAACTCCTGCCGGGTGGCCTTGCGCAGGATCTCGTCCGCGCCGCCCTGGCGGCCCAGGTCGGCCTGGAAGGGGTGGCGCGCGGCCAGGACGATGCGCCCGGCGAAGCCCAGTGCGCGCAGGCAGCGCACGGTGTGCTGCCCCAGGATGCCCGCGCCGATCACGAGCACGGACTGCCCGGGCTCGGGGAAGTTTTCCAGCACGGGCTGCATGGCGGAGGCCATGGAGTCGGTAAGGATGGCGTCCTCGTCGGAGACGTTTTCGGGCACGGGGAGGAGCTTGCCGGGGTGCGCGGCGGTGAGCGGGGCCATGCCGCCGGATGCGGCGGCGTTGAAGCCCAGCACGGAGCCCGGGGGGAGCGCGCCGTCGAGGAAGCGTTCGCAGAGGTTGTAGTCGCCCCGGGCGCAGGCGGGGCAGGGGGGCAGCTCGCGGACCGAGCAGTCCAGGACGGGTTCCACCACCACGCGAACGCCGGGCGCGGGGCCGTTGCCCGAGGGCGCGGCCTCCACGTCGGCGAGGATTTCGTGCCCGAGGACCATGGGCAGGGAGGCGTAGGGCTCCAGGAGCATGGACTCCGCGCCCTTGAGCAGGTTCACGTCGGAGCCGCAGATGCCGCACAGCCGGGTGCGCAGGGTGGACCAGCCGGGGCGTGCGGGCTTGAACGCCACCTCCTCCAGGGCCAGGGGGGTGACCAGATGGTGGAAGCGGCGGCGCTGGACGGCGCTGAAAAAGGCCGAAAGCAGGTAGCGCGGGATGGAGCGTCGGTAGAGCAGGGCTTTCATGGGCGGGTTGTGGGGCAGGGAGGCTGCTCTGTCAAGGTTGACGGGGGGCCTGGAGCGGCGTAGAGACCCCGCGTTTCAGGGGGAGCCGCGCGGGTTGACAAACCCGTGCGGTTGCCTACACTCCGCCTTCGCCGAATTTTCGGCCCGCGA
The Fundidesulfovibrio magnetotacticus genome window above contains:
- a CDS encoding glycosyltransferase family 2 protein, coding for MMNGKKVVVVMPAYNAATTLERTLAEVPRDIVDDVILVDDASRDNTIEHARKLGIRCFLHERNWGYGRNQKTCYSEALKLGADVVIMVHPDYQYTPLIIPAMANLATSGLYDVVIASRILGGTALAGGMPGYKYVSNRFLTLAQNLLMGAKLSEYHTGYRAFTREVLEKLPLWENSDDFVFDNQMLAQSIYFGFKVGEVSCPTKYFDEASSINFKRSCIYGLGCLGTAWKFRMQKWGKAKHAIFDPNGRGLSDPEANYYSDQTATIFPPE
- a CDS encoding zinc-dependent alcohol dehydrogenase; translated protein: MKALLYRRSIPRYLLSAFFSAVQRRRFHHLVTPLALEEVAFKPARPGWSTLRTRLCGICGSDVNLLKGAESMLLEPYASLPMVLGHEILADVEAAPSGNGPAPGVRVVVEPVLDCSVRELPPCPACARGDYNLCERFLDGALPPGSVLGFNAAASGGMAPLTAAHPGKLLPVPENVSDEDAILTDSMASAMQPVLENFPEPGQSVLVIGAGILGQHTVRCLRALGFAGRIVLAARHPFQADLGRQGGADEILRKATRQELARAFQGRFLPTTMGGGNIEGGVDVVFDCVASPRTLEDSLVTLRARGRYVMIGTAGTLKNTDFSSLWFRQLTVTGTAMYATAPWNGERVRTYQLCLDLLASGSYPTAGLFSGAYPLAEWKKAFQAAFDKSGSGSMKLAFAPRI